A single genomic interval of Oenanthe melanoleuca isolate GR-GAL-2019-014 chromosome 13, OMel1.0, whole genome shotgun sequence harbors:
- the DUSP1 gene encoding dual specificity protein phosphatase 1 isoform X1 produces MVNLRVCALDCEALRGLLQERASQCLVLDCRSFFSFNAAHIRGSCNVRLSTIVRRRAKGALALEHVVPNEELRARLRQGLFHSVVLLDERSADLEAPKRDSTVLLALGTLCREARGARICFLKGEWPRRGRGSRAGQPRSSPGRAALTPRSSPPAGGYEAFSSACSELCTKPAAPAGLSLPLSASPAPGSADSGCSSCGTPLYDQGGPVEILPFLYLGSAYHASRKDMLDALGITALINVSANCPNHFEGHYQYKSIPVEDNHKADISSWFNEAIDFIDSVKKEGGRVFVHCQAGISRSATICLAYLMRTNRVKLDEAFEFVKQRRSIISPNFSFMGQLLQFESQVLAPNCSAEAGSPAMAVLDRGASTTTVFNFPVSIPVHTTSSALNYLQSPITTSPSC; encoded by the exons ATGGTGAACCTGCGGGTGTGCGCGCTGGACTGCGAGGCTCTGCGcgggctgctgcaggagcgCGCCTCGCAGTGCCTCGTCCTCGACTGCcgctccttcttctccttcaaCGCCGCGCACATCCGCGGCTCCTGCAACGTCCGCCTGAGCACCATCGTGCGGCGCCGCGCCAAGGGCGCCCTGGCCCTGGAGCACGTCGTGCCCAACGAGGAGCTCCGCGCCCGCCTGCGCCAGGGGCTCTTCCACAGCGTGGTGCTGCTGGACGAGCGCAGCGCCGACCTGGAGGCGCCCAAGCGCGACAGCACCGTGCTGCTGGCGCTCGGCACCCTCTGCAGGGAAGCCCGCGGTGCCCGCATCTGCTTCCTCAAGGGTGAGTGGCCGCGGAGGGGCCgggggagccgggccgggcagccCCGCTCTTCCCCCGGCCGTGCGGCGCTCACCCCGCGCTCCTCTCCCCCCGCAGGAGGTTACGAAGCTTTTTCCTCCGCCTGCTCCGAGCTGTGCACCAAGCCGGCCGCTCCTGCCGGGCTCAGCCTGCCCCTGagcgccagccccgcgcccggcAGCGCCGATTcgggctgcagctcctgcgGGACCCCGCTCTACGACCAG GGCGGGCCCGTGGAAATCCTGCCGTTCCTGTACTTGGGAAGCGCCTATCACGCCTCCCGCAAGGACATGCTGGACGCTTTGGGCATCACTGCGCTCATCAATGTCTCGGCCAACTGCCCCAACCACTTCGAAGGGCACTACCAGTATAAAAGTATCCCCGTGGAGGACAACCACAAGGCAGATATCAGCTCCTGGTTCAACGAGGCGATCGATTTCATCG ACTCTGTGAagaaagagggaggaagggTCTTTGtgcactgccaggctggcattTCCCGCTCGGCCACCATCTGCCTCGCTTACCTCATGAGGACCAACAGAGTCAAACTGGACGAAGCCTTCGAGTTTGTCAAGCAGAGGAGAAGCATCATCTCCCCGAATTTCAGCTTcatggggcagctgctgcagtttgagTCGCAGGTCCTTGCCCCCAACTGCTCGGCAGAGGCCGGGAGCCCCGCCATGGCAGTGTTGGACAGAGGGGCATCCACCACCACCGTCTTCAACTTCCCCGTCTCCATCCCGGTTCACACCACGTCCAGTGCTTTAAACTACCTTCAGAGCCCCATCACTACTTCCCCcagctgctga
- the DUSP1 gene encoding dual specificity protein phosphatase 1 isoform X2 codes for MVNLRVCALDCEALRGLLQERASQCLVLDCRSFFSFNAAHIRGSCNVRLSTIVRRRAKGALALEHVVPNEELRARLRQGLFHSVVLLDERSADLEAPKRDSTVLLALGTLCREARGARICFLKGGYEAFSSACSELCTKPAAPAGLSLPLSASPAPGSADSGCSSCGTPLYDQGGPVEILPFLYLGSAYHASRKDMLDALGITALINVSANCPNHFEGHYQYKSIPVEDNHKADISSWFNEAIDFIDSVKKEGGRVFVHCQAGISRSATICLAYLMRTNRVKLDEAFEFVKQRRSIISPNFSFMGQLLQFESQVLAPNCSAEAGSPAMAVLDRGASTTTVFNFPVSIPVHTTSSALNYLQSPITTSPSC; via the exons ATGGTGAACCTGCGGGTGTGCGCGCTGGACTGCGAGGCTCTGCGcgggctgctgcaggagcgCGCCTCGCAGTGCCTCGTCCTCGACTGCcgctccttcttctccttcaaCGCCGCGCACATCCGCGGCTCCTGCAACGTCCGCCTGAGCACCATCGTGCGGCGCCGCGCCAAGGGCGCCCTGGCCCTGGAGCACGTCGTGCCCAACGAGGAGCTCCGCGCCCGCCTGCGCCAGGGGCTCTTCCACAGCGTGGTGCTGCTGGACGAGCGCAGCGCCGACCTGGAGGCGCCCAAGCGCGACAGCACCGTGCTGCTGGCGCTCGGCACCCTCTGCAGGGAAGCCCGCGGTGCCCGCATCTGCTTCCTCAAGG GAGGTTACGAAGCTTTTTCCTCCGCCTGCTCCGAGCTGTGCACCAAGCCGGCCGCTCCTGCCGGGCTCAGCCTGCCCCTGagcgccagccccgcgcccggcAGCGCCGATTcgggctgcagctcctgcgGGACCCCGCTCTACGACCAG GGCGGGCCCGTGGAAATCCTGCCGTTCCTGTACTTGGGAAGCGCCTATCACGCCTCCCGCAAGGACATGCTGGACGCTTTGGGCATCACTGCGCTCATCAATGTCTCGGCCAACTGCCCCAACCACTTCGAAGGGCACTACCAGTATAAAAGTATCCCCGTGGAGGACAACCACAAGGCAGATATCAGCTCCTGGTTCAACGAGGCGATCGATTTCATCG ACTCTGTGAagaaagagggaggaagggTCTTTGtgcactgccaggctggcattTCCCGCTCGGCCACCATCTGCCTCGCTTACCTCATGAGGACCAACAGAGTCAAACTGGACGAAGCCTTCGAGTTTGTCAAGCAGAGGAGAAGCATCATCTCCCCGAATTTCAGCTTcatggggcagctgctgcagtttgagTCGCAGGTCCTTGCCCCCAACTGCTCGGCAGAGGCCGGGAGCCCCGCCATGGCAGTGTTGGACAGAGGGGCATCCACCACCACCGTCTTCAACTTCCCCGTCTCCATCCCGGTTCACACCACGTCCAGTGCTTTAAACTACCTTCAGAGCCCCATCACTACTTCCCCcagctgctga